From the genome of Variovorax sp. RA8:
AAGGCCATGGGCGCGCCCGGATGGTTGGAAAGCATCCGGCGCATCGGCAGCAGGTTGTCCTCATCCAGAACGTCCCGTGGCGTGCGGTCCTTTCGGAGCAGGAACTGGAATGGCTGCGCCGGCACGCTGCGCTCGATGCGTGCTCCGCTCTGGCACCACATCGTGAGCCATTCCGCGTAGTCGGGGCCGGCAGAGACCGGCGCTTTTGCGAGCACTTGCGCGAGGCGCGCGCCGCTCTCTGTGGTTGCTGCTGTCATGAATCCCCCCTCTCCCGGCCGACCACTTCGGACGCCAGGCACGGATGGCTGGCGCCGACGGCATCGGCCACTTCAAGCAATTGCTGTACGGACATGTTCTCCATGCGCACCTGTACGCCGCCTGAGCCATAGCCGGACACATTGCCGCCCAACTCCTTCGCCGCGAGGGCCATCTGGAATGAAATTGCACGGTCCATCGCCCGGTACCAGACGGATGTCGTGGTGATCTCGGACTGACGCTTCATGCGGTTGTAGATCGGCCGCGCCAGGCCCGCCCAATGAGCCTCGGCGACCAGGCCGTGAGGAATCGACAGCTGGTAGATCGGATCGCCCGCGATGATGTTCGGAAGCTGCAGTTGCACGGGCAGCGGCGCGGCCGCATTCGCCGCATAGGCCGACAGCACCGTGATCCGTGCGTACTTGAGCAGCCAGGTCAACTCGATCTGGGACACCCAGCGGCGGATCAGCGTGTTGCCGGCGTCGGCGCCGAAAGCGATGAGCGAGACCGTGTCGGCATCGGCATGGCGCCATTCGATCGCGACCTCGACCAGCGTGGGCTGGCCCGGATCGAGCAGGTTGTCGAGGTCCAGAAACGGCTGCTGGTACCAGCCGCTCGTCGGCAGCGGCGTGCGCATGATGTCCAGGGCGTGCTGGACGCGATTGCGGCGGAAGTAGATCATCCGCGAGCCTCGGTCGTACATCATCTTCTGCTGCATCTGCGGACTCGACCAGGACTGGTAGGCCCCGCGCAGCGCGACTTCGATCTGGGGCACCGAGCGCTCCACGGACGGCAGCAGCTCGGCGATGCACTCGCTCAAACGGGGCTTGTTCCACTCCCGGTCGGGCGCCTTCCACGGGTAGGCCGCGACGACCAGGTCGCGGGTGTGATTCAGCACCCGCGCCACATCGACCATCCCGCCTTTGTCGACCCCGTTCACCTGCTTGAATCCGGTGAGCTCGACACCGAGATCCTCGGCCAGCGTGGTGAGCTTTGTCTGCAGGAACTTGCTCGAGCGCAGGCTGGGGAGCTGCTTGGGCACCGCATCAAGGTTCGTCACCCAGATGTGGTTCATCAGGTCGCCGCCAGACTGGAAACGCCGAAAGCCGCCGTTGGTCGAGTAGCAGATGCCACCAGAGGTGACGTCCTGCAGGTCGAAGTGCGCCACACCGAACTCCGGCGCGGTACCGACGGCCGTGGGCAACTCCTCCTCGGTCGGATGGGAGCTGCGGTAGGAACCTTGGCGGGCGTGGGTGATTGCCATCTTGCGGGTACGGTCCTGGGGCTCAGGCCTGGGAGGCCAGCGCCTCCTCCACGAGCTCGCCGTAGGAGGCGTGCCACGAGCTCGGCTTCAACGATGGGTGGTCATCGAGCATGTCGGCGCCGGCCTTCTTCAGCACCTCCGGCTTCCACACCAGGCGCAGGTCGAAGACGGCATCGCCCCGCGCCGCGTAGTCCACCGAGTTGAGCTTCGCCATGGCGCCAGCAAAATCCAGCGCCTTGGAAGTTCCGAAGGCCTTGCGCACGGGCATCACCCGCTCGCACAGCACCTCGTAGATCTGCTTGGCCACGGCCGCCTCGTTGGGATCGGACATCGCCGCACCGATGGCGCGCAGCAGGTTGTTCAGATCGGCCGCCGCAAGCTCCGGGATCGCCGCGAGCTGCGCGTCCGAGGCCAGGCTCCCGCCGCCGCCGGTCGAGGCCGTCTTGCAGCCCAGATGCGGGTAGCCGTGGCACAGGGAGCAGATCGGAGCCAGATTGCTGTCGTCGTTGTTGTGGTGGTCGTCGTCCTGGTGGTGCACCTGAAGCTTCGTCGGCTTCTTTGCAGTCTGCATCGAGCGGTATAGGCACGCCTGGCACGTGTAGCGCGCCTTCTCAAGCACCTGGGGCCGGCGCGCGACAAAGACCGCATCGGCCTGCTTGGCCCGCGGGTCGTTGTCTCGAAAGGCGCTGCGCTTGATACCAGGGATGAGTTTGAACATTCAGGCTGGGCAAAAAATATGGCCGACCGCCAGGAGGGGCGAACCCTCCCCGACGTCGACCAGCATGGTGCACCGCGAGGGTGCCGGAAAATTCGCGCTCTTAGCTACTACAGTTTAATAGCTGTAGTAATAGTTTTTCGCGGATTCTTTTCTCGTGGCCAGTTTTTCGAATCTAGAGGGGTTGTGTAGACCGAATTGCTCCCCCCTAGAAGGACTGGACCCGGCCAATGTCAGAAGTGCTCCCGCCGGCCGCAGTCACTGCGAACTCGACGATTGCCCAGATGCAAATCATTGCCGCACCCGCGGAGATCGGCATCCAGATCTGGCGTGCTTCGACCTGGTCGCCTCCGTTGTCCTGGCCCTTCTTCTTCCATTTCAGGAGGCCGTAGCAGATGGAAGCCATGCCGCCCAGAACCATCGCCCACTGAAAGAGCGTGACACCGAGCTTGAATAGCTGGATCAGCGAGTTGACGGAGGTGTTCGCATCGAGCGCGAAGGCGCTGCTTGTCAGGGCGGTGGTGGCAACGGCGACCGCGGCGTTGCGGCCCAGTGCAGCGTTGTTTGCGAGGGCCATGGCGATACGTACGTTCAGGTTGGAGATCAGGTTTTTCAAGTTAGCTCCTGCGGGTCTGTTGGTTGATTGGTTAGAACGAAAGGCGTAATATGCAGTGCACCGTGCTAGTTAATTGGCGCGGTTGCCAAGCGGCGACAAGAATTGCGGCGGTTGTATTCAATGTGTAGCAATGTTCACGAGAATCGCTCCCCCGAGGATGTGCCAGAACCCGCGCCAGAACCCATCGCCCTCTTGGGCGTGCCCTTGCGCAGCACGATTGAATAGCAGGAATGCGCGGAAGATCGCGCACACGCCGAGCAAGAAGATCCAGGCGTAGATCGCGTCCCATAGCGGCTTCAGCGAGCCAGATGTGCCGTCCCGGATGTAGGCCATCTGAGATGCGACGCCCTCGCCGATTCCGCCGTAATCCCTCGACAGGGACTCAACCCAGGCCGAGAGCATCGTGGCCCCGATGGTCACCAGCAGATTGCCGCCCACGCCAGCCCATGTCGGCTGCTGGCCGCCATGATGGTCGTGGCCCATCTTGGCGATCTTGTGCAGGGCCGAGCCGGCGAAGAAGAACCCGATGAGCAGCGCCGCCCAGTAGACGAGCGGTACGAACGCCCTGCCGAGCGCTGCGAACTCATTGAGGAAGGCGGCGAAATCTGGCATGGGTCAGCCTCAAGGAATGATCTGGCCTGCGGTGGTCTGAACTACCTCACCGCGCTTACCGATGGACAGCACGCGAGCACCCGCCACCATCGCGCCAACGGACACTGTCGTGAGGCGGCCTTGCTCGTCGGCGATCCAGACGAGCTGGCTCGGACCGTGGTTCGGCCAGGTACCGCGCAGCTTCCAGCCCGCCAGCACTTCCCTCGACTCGGGCGTCGAGTCCGTTTCCGGGGCGCGCCGCCCCTTGCCGCTTACCTTGGAGGGCTTGCGGGCATCGGCGAGCCGGATGACCCGGGCGGGCTTGGCTTCCACAACGCGTGACGCCGCGGCCTTGGCGGGCGTGGCCATCTTCGGAGCGACGGCCACGGTGACGCGCTTGGACGGCTTGGGGCGCTCCGCCTTGGCGACGGCGGCGGTGCTCGGCGCCTCGGCCTTCGGGGGCGCCTTCGCCACTTCGATCGGCGCAGTCGTCGCCGGAACGGCCTTCTGCACTTCGCTTGGAGGCGCTGCCGGCGGGGCGGCCGGGGCAGGAGCTGGGACCGGGGCCTGCGCCACCACGGCCGGAGCGACCTCGGGTGCCTTCTGGACCGGCTGCGCCAGTTCGAGGGCCGCGGGAGGAGCAGGTTCTGCCGGTGCTGCCGGGGCAGCTGCGGGCGCTGGGCCCTTGTCCGCCAGGAGATCCGCCTCGGCGTCCAAGGCGGGAGCTGTCTTCGAACCACTCTCCCCGAACAGGTCCGGACTGGACGCCTTGCTGGGGCCGGTCGAGTCGAGCATGCCGTTGGGCTTGTTGGCCTGAATGGCGGGTGCGCTGTCCATTGCCGACGCGATGGTGGGCTCGATGGCCTTGCGCGACGAACTGCCGATCAGGCCGGTCTTGTACCCGACGATTCCCGCGGCCACGAGCACGACCGCCCCCACAGCTCCGTAGAACGGCAGATTGGAGTTCTTCTTCGGCGCAGGTTCGGCGTCTCCCTCGGGGTCGCGCGGAATCGCGTCCACAGGGTCCTCGAGCGACTCACTCAGCGTGTCGCGTGCTTCGCTGTTGTCGAAGCCTGGGTCGACGCGATCGTGCAGTTCCGGCGCCTCGACGCCTTCCGAACCGCCCTCTGCACCCCACAGATCATCGAGCGAACCCTCGTTGCCCTGCGATCTGGTTCCATCTTCTTCAAGGTTGCTCATCAGTAGCGCACCTGCACTTGATTGATAGGGGCAACGGCCGGAGCGAACGAGCCGTAGTTCATGCCAGTCGCCAGGTTGAAAGAGATCCCAGGCTGCTGCTGGAAGCCGCCCTGCGGATAGCGTTGCGGCTGCTGCTCAGCCTGCGCCTGGGCTTGCTGCTGCGGCGCCGCCGCGGTGGAGGAAGCGGCCTGCACGGAGTTGAACAGGACGCCGATCATGGTGTTTGCCGGGAGCTTCACCGTGTTCTTCTGCTGCTGCAGTGACTGCACCAGTTGCTGGCCCACCTGGGTGGCCGATGAGAGGCCCGCCGCGGCGGCCTGCTTA
Proteins encoded in this window:
- a CDS encoding DUF6750 family protein — its product is MKNLISNLNVRIAMALANNAALGRNAAVAVATTALTSSAFALDANTSVNSLIQLFKLGVTLFQWAMVLGGMASICYGLLKWKKKGQDNGGDQVEARQIWMPISAGAAMICIWAIVEFAVTAAGGSTSDIGRVQSF